ACTGTTAATTATGTTGCCGTTACTTTTGCTCCTGTTTGGTACTAAATATTGAGTGAACTGTTACTTTTATGTTGGGATGCACCTGCTGTTATGTATCTAAATGCTACAAATATTCAGTTGAATGGATAGTATGTATTGCATATGCTTTGGCAGTTCACCAAGTTTGCAGTTTGAGCTTGCTTTTGTTTTGTAGCTGATTACCAAAATCTAGTTCAAATCTGTAGCTAAGTGGTGCTGTAATTTATGGATGCTCATGCTGTTATTTAGTGGGTAGGTACAATTACTAGTGTAGCTGAGTGGTGTTGTAATTTGGAATAAGTGATGCATTTGTTATTACCAATGTAGAAAGGAAAAACAATGCTATTGCTCTTCTTCTTTATTTACCTGTGGTATGAACTAActtgtttttttttctctttttgctCTTTTTGCAGGAAGGGGAGAATTGTGGGTTTGTTGAATGGGTTGATCACCAGTGGCCCCCAACAATGCATAATGCATTGTTGAAGCTGTGGGCAATGGTTGAAGATAGCAAGAGTGCTAGGGTGAATGATAATCTTGAAAGTGTTTAACTATTCACCATCTGACAGAAGAGAAGAACAAGCTGGAGGCCAACTATGACAAGTTAGTCCAAGATGTGCATGAGCTTATGAGCATCCAGGAGGAGAGGGTGGTGGATTTCAGATATCTGCAGTCCAACATTACATATCAGCAGCAATGCAGAAGTGAACTGGTGGCTGATATGAAGGCATAGATGGCAAAGAAAGATGCAGAGTCTGAGAAGCTTAATCAGAAGTATGAACTGCTGGTGAACCTGAAAAGAGCCCAAGCAACAGTCATCCAGAACTTGAAGTTAAAGAATATGACAGACAAGCAATTGCTTAGTGAAGCTAAGATGAACTTGGAGTTGAAGAATGCAGAGCTCA
This genomic window from Aegilops tauschii subsp. strangulata cultivar AL8/78 chromosome 4, Aet v6.0, whole genome shotgun sequence contains:
- the LOC109772421 gene encoding uncharacterized protein, producing the protein MVFEDESSEDTSSLPYMHSTSSTDGLNQVPFSIEDPDYQGLELDMMSPCEKHGKAFERLVAFEGIDTGRRFLACTEPEGENCGFVEWVDHQWPPTMHNALLKLWAMVEDSKKEKNKLEANYDKLVQDVHELMSIQEERVVDFRYLQSNITYQQQCRSELVADMKA